Proteins encoded by one window of Salarias fasciatus chromosome 1, fSalaFa1.1, whole genome shotgun sequence:
- the lmo1 gene encoding rhombotin-1: protein MVLDKEEGVPMLSVQPKGKQKGCAGCNRKIKDRYLLKALDKYWHEDCLKCACCDCRLGEVGSTLYTKANLILCRRDYLRLFGTTGNCAACSKLIPAFEMVMRARDNVYHLDCFACQLCNQRFCVGDKFFLKNNMILCQMDYEEGQLNGSFETQVQ from the exons ATGGTGTTGGACAAGGAAGAGG GTGTGCCGATGCTCTCCGTCCAGCCCAAAGGGAAACAGAAGGGGTGTGCTGGCTGCAATCGCAAGATTAAAGACCGCTACCTGCTCAAGGCCCTGGACAAATACTGGCATGAGGACTGTCTCAAATGTGCCTGCTGCGACTGCCGCCTGGGGGAGGTGGGCTCCACCCTCTACACGAAAGCCAACCTCATCCTGTGTCGCAGGGACTACCTGAG GCTCTTTGGTACAACGGGGAACTGTGCAGCCTGCAGTAAACTGATCCCAGCCTTTGAAATGGTGATGAGAGCCAGAGATAATGTTTACCATTTGGACTGTTTTGCCTGTCAGCTTTGTAACCAGAG GTTTTGCGTGGGGGACAAGTTTTTCCttaaaaacaacatgattttgtGTCAAATGGACTATGAAGAGGGCCAGCTGAACGGGAGCTTTGAGACACAGGTTCAATAG